A window of Macrotis lagotis isolate mMagLag1 chromosome X, bilby.v1.9.chrom.fasta, whole genome shotgun sequence contains these coding sequences:
- the LOC141502018 gene encoding zinc finger protein 514-like encodes MKFKDVSVDFNQKEWKCLSPSQKQFYQDMMLKNYRNLICLVFEFSIPHVIYQLEHGEAPWRLEGDIPKITHSDWDQARNMRSSARGSRTEKRNILYPIIVEKPLFSTPALLTIKEQLL; translated from the exons ATGAAATTCAAGGATGTGTCTGTGGATTTCAACCAGAAGGAATGGAAGTGCCTTAGCCCCTCTCAAAAGCAATTCTACCAGGACATGATGCTGAAGAACTACAGGAACTTGATCTGCCTTG TATTTGAATTCTCTATCCCACATGTGATCTATCAGCTGGAGCATGGGGAAGCACCTTGGAGGCTAGAGGGAGACATCCCCAAGATCACCCATTCAG ATTGGGACCAAGCTAGGAATATGAGGTCAAGTGCAAGAGGAAGCAGAACAGAGAAGAGAAATATCTTGTACCCAATCATTGTGGAAAAGCCTCTTTTCAGTACACCAGCCTTATTGACCATCAAAGAACAGTTGCTATAG